GCTTTGATTCATGCTACTCTTTGGAATGATGCTATACAAGTCTAAATTATATGAGGTTTCATTTTATCTACCCACCATcactctgttttctttcctttagtctcttttcctttcctaatTTTCTTCTCTCAATTTCATCAAGGCATATTGTTAGTGAAAACCAGTCAGCTGCTTCTAGTGTCACTTGAAATGCCTGCGTGGTGAGCTGGTGCTGGGGCGTCTCCTTATCTGGTCTTTGTCTCAACAGGTTTTTCAGTGGCTGATAAAGAGCCCAGGCAAAGTCTGTCCCCTGAACACATTTTGCCAAGGTATGGAGTAAAACTAtcctttgtttcattttatttttcctttgtgtttgaaaaacatttctaaaattccTATTTCAACTATTTATGATTAGGGTGCTATTACCACACTAAAGCACGGCCACATTGCATTTCACAGATATCACTGCTGCAAATCCATGGCCACTTGAAACTTCAAAGCTACAGTGGGGATAGAATTCAGATACTCCTGCTTGAAAAACACAAGCCCCAACCACTTGCACTAAGGTAGAATCCCCATGAAGTGACTGTAGCATATGGTATATGACATAGTTGTTCATTTCAGATTCTGTCCAACAGGGCAGTGGTGCATGCCCACCCCAGCCCTTGCATTACAATACTGTCATCTCTTATCCCTGGTAGAGATCTTTGTACAATTATCTATTACTCACCTTTTGCCAGTTTTCAAGAACTTGATGAGTTTCCCACTATCTCTGGGACTGTTTGCTGAAAGATCAATACCTGCTTGTACTGATACTGACAAatgacacatgacttatgaggagaggctgagggagctgggattgtttagtctgcagaagagaagaatgaggggggatttgatagctgctttcaactacctgaaagggggttccaaagaggatggctctagactgttctcaatggtagcagatgacagaacgaggagtaatggtctcaagttgcagtgggggaggtttagattggatatcaggaaaaactttttcactatgagggtggtgaaacactggaatgcattacctagggaggtggtagaatctccttccttagaggtttttaaggtcaggcttgacaaagccctggctgggatgatttaactgggaattggtcctgcttcgagcagggggttggactagatgaccttctggggtcccttccaaccctgatattctatgattctatgattctattaaatgtATATCGGTATTAGTGCCTGACCctgtaaagtgctgagcaccctcaaatcccaatgaagtcactcagagttgtgggtactcagcacctcgcAGGATTGGGACCCAATTCCAAAATCAGGAACGTACATTATGCCTACCTAACAGTCCTCTTGTGTTCCAGTGCAAAAAGTTACCCACTTCTGTCTTAAATACTTGTCTGGTGTGTTTTATTCAGCAGTTGCTACATTTAACTCCAGAGAtggttgcatttcagtagtgggtgAAGTGATCTCTGTGTATAGTTTGTATGTCATTTTGTTACAGCTTGTGAGTGAGTGGCCTCCTCCATCCTTTTGGCCTCAGGGTGGCCCTACAAGCagccccttgcctcagtttccctcttcaaGGGGCTTCTTAGATAAACTCCACACAGGCTTTCATGAATCCAATAATAACAGCCCATCTTAGGGtctgattttgttcacaaataaACAGACATCTTCCACTCCAGTCTTAAGCTGGGAACAGCCCCTCCTCCTGAGAGCTATGTCTTTTTTCTCTCTGAGCAGCTGGAGAAGATGCAAGGCCTGGCCTGCCTTCTTTGCTTTCTTCTCGTGAGAAAACAGAtcttccagccagggctttctacCCAGCCACAACTCCCAAAGTACCCAGCTGGAGAAGGGAGTACAGCCAGAGACTCACTTCCTGCAGCTTCTTCCCTCTGTCTGTTTCTCCCTGAGCATTCACCTCTTCTCTGAAGCTTCCTGTTGCCCTTTATAGGGCAATCAGGTGAGCCTTGCTCCCATGTGCCTCCTTAGTAATCAGGGCTGGCTGCCCTCAGGTCTCTAACCCATaagggcaagccaccctgttacacaaCTCTATAGTGTTCTGGGAGCTATTAAAATGAAAAGTGATGTGTAATCTAAAAACATTATCATTCAATCGTGTGTTAACATTTATGCCCCTGTGCTAAATAGACATATACTAACTTAGAGAgctttatttctttccttttcagtTACACTTATGCCTTTCTGGATAGTGACACCTCCTATGAATGTTGTTCCATAAATCCCTTGACAGGGTCTCTTTTCACATGTCGCCGTAGTCCTCGGCTTCTTACTAATGGCTATTACATTTTGACGGAAGACAGTTTTGTGTCTGATGAAGATGGTAATGTAACACTGACCCCATCACAGACAAGTGTTACCTATAAGGAGAAATTAGTTAGGTAAGTGAGTCACATACATTTTACTTAATATTGGATGTTGGCTTTTTAACTCTGGACTTAACTTGGAGATTTCTGGTTGGCTGTCAGCATATGACTATAATGCTCAGTacatgcaggggactggactagatgacctctcgaggtcccttccagtcccatgagtCTATGTCTAGCTCCTTCCGTTATTTCTATATCTGGATTCCTTTTCCTAATAGCAATGGAACACACCAAGTAGTATAATTCAGAGAGACTGCAGTGGTTAAAATCACGTGGTCTTCAGAGTCATGCCTTATAACATTATCTCAAAAGTTTTAAGCACACAGATGTTACTGTGATGGGAGCTCTCTGCAGTAAATATAAAAGAGAGGTACAGTTGCTCAGAAATTTGTGGCTTTTCACCTGTTGCTGAAATATTTAGTGTTCCAAAAGGGTGACTTCAATTCTTTCCAATATAAAAGAAGGATAAGAGCAAATCCAAAAGTAAGTATAACAAACATTTTAAggaaattcaagatttttttgtttgtctcacCTTCAAACTAtcattattttcaaaatatagcAAATGTGTAATTTTCAGTGGGCCATTAGGAggtttgcctgagtgaggactgagCAAAAAGTGAATTGTGCTTTAAGATTTTGTCCAATAAATTCATGCTGTATTACATATGGAAGGCTCCAAATTGTATTTGctataaaacatgttttatttGATATGGAAATTACTCTGGATTTTAAATATcaacttttatttttgtaatttcatCACTCACTTGCccagaattaaaaaaattgagGGTAGTCGTTGTTCCATTTTGTTATGGCCATAACCCAATACATTTGTGATGTGTCTCCTGATGCTCATCGGCAGCGCAAAACTAACCAACGCTGTTTCTATGCGTGAATGCCTTTCTAGAGAGTTAATCGATAATGGGACATGGGCAGAACAGTAAACCTAAAGCTGCAGTTTTTagaaatacagcaaaacaaatgGTTTGCCCAAGGAAGAGGGACAATCTCTGCAGAAAAAGAAGTGTTACTGTCCTGCTCCCAAGAGGGTATTACCATGACggagaataaaaaagaaaattaaaagaacaGGTTCTGTCCTGcaatccttattcaggcaaaactcccacatgACTTCAATAGTGGTGTTACCTGAGGAAAGCTTGTAAAATTTGGCCCTATAATGTTAGTGTCTAGTGGTTTTTCACCCAAGGAGCTCAGGGTAGTTTGGAAACTATTAAACCACAGAACACCCTGGTAAAAGAAGTAAACATTGttagacccattttacagatgcagaaacaaTGGCATTGAGAAATGTAATGACAAGCCCAAGAGCAAACCTGTGGCAGAACAAGGAACAGACCGCAGGATGCCTGAGTCGTAGGCCTGTACTCTGACCTGTAGACCGTGTTCCTGTTTGTGGCAGGACGCTAGCTGAGAAGCTCTTAATCAGCTTCTGCCACTCCAGGCCCAATCAAGGGGAATGGATTGGGAATGGGTGAATAGCCTGGTAGCTGGACGCACCTGTCAGTCTTATTAGTCCAGAGCTATAAAGGCTGagaggaagccagagaaggggggaagggaaaaggTCCGGATCCGGATCCAGCACAGCACAGAAGGAAGTGGGAGCCTCCTAGTCTGTTGTACGCAAAGTAGTTGTGAAGCCTGTATATAGTTGGGAATTGGTGGTGGAAAACCTTTTGAGAATAAAGAGCACGGGTGTTGCACCAGACTGAAGTGTCCCTGACTCATTGAAGGGGGAGGCGCAGGGGCTAAATACTCAGGGGCGTAACGTGAACCCTGTTACActgttttataaataaaagtaGTTTGCCTCATCCCTTTAAAACATGgttatttctttcctttctagAATAttcaggagaaggaagaaaatccGTCGCTCTCTTGCTAGTCTGTTCAGTCTCAGTGCCTCGAATTCATGGCTTAACAGCACTGTCCTTAGCAATATGGAGTCTCCTCATGTAGAGGAGATTTGGAATGATGGAGATAATAAACTAGATGCCAATCCACACTATGGCAATGGTAAGCCCACAGTAACATCGCTAGTATGTGCTGTATTTAGTTAGGCTTGTCTGTTAATGACGGGATCACTGTCGGTGGATAACTATTTCCTTGGTTTTGCGGGGGGACTCTGCTCAAATCAgcatttagagcagtggttttcaaactttttttctggcgacccagatGAAGAAAATTTTTAACGTCtgcgacccaacagagctggagatgaggaggagcctcaggtttggggcagagggttggggtgcaggggtgagggctgcagggtggagctgggaatgaggggttcagggtgtgagagggggctctgggctaaggcagggggttggggtctgggagggggttatggctctgggctgggggttcaggctctgggctggggctggggatgagggggttggagtgcaggagggggctctgggctggggcagaggattggggcatggggttggggtgcaggcttacctccggaggctcccggtcagcagcgcagcgggatgcagaggcaggcttcccgcctattcccgccccggaagcggccagcagcaaaCTCCGTGCAACACTCGCCCGAAGGCCccaccaccccccagctcccattggccggttcctggccaatgggagtgtggatccggtgctcagggcggggacAGCGTGCGGAGCCCCATGGGCCCCCTGCGTacgagctggacctgctgctggctgcttccggggtgcagcgcggtgtcagaacagatAGGGACTACTAATTTTTAGTGGCcagccaccagggtccctgggtgctgagcaaggagACACAGTGCCTTGCATTCTGTACTGAGTTACGACCCGaattttgaaaaccactgatttcgAGGACAGACCAGAGACAGAATTTTGCAGAGCAAATTGAGCCAGTAACATGAGACGGTCACAGTGTTTGAATCCATGGAGATCTTTATAACCTAGGAGGGCCTTTTGAAACTGACTTTGGATAGgaagccagtgaaaatgagagatACTCCTGTATTAAATCTGATCATTTGGCCCATTGCTGTTTTCAGTTTGAGTTTTTATATCCTCACTTTGTTAAAATTTATGAAGTTTTGTCTTTAGTCTGCTTCTTTCCCCCTGCATTTTCCTACATATAATGGGTCTGTGCCAATTCCATATCACTAACAATTCAGAGAAATCCTTGTGATTGAGTCATTTCTTATCTTAAAAATCTATCAGCACAGATTCTCCACCCCTTTCCGTTACTATGAGCTAGGAAAGTTGCAGATGTGCCTCTTGCAGATGACTCTGAATTTTCTTCTGAATGCAAAATCTGGATGTCACAAAAGCAAACACCAGCAGCTGATGACTCCTCTTTTTCTAAAGATGTGGTGTTCATTCAGTCAAGAAAACAGTTCAGTGATTCCTCTCCTTGCTCCCAGTTTATGGTAGATGGGTATTTCCATGAAGAGACTTTGGATCATTCAAGTGAGTTATGTTCTTTCCTTCTCAGTTTGTTATTTTTAGAGCTGGTTGacttttttcaaatggaaaaacatggtattgaaaaatggccttttttgaaactggagatttttgcaaaattttaatttgaaaaaaaacaaacaatttttttatactaataaattaataatatataGTTGCCTTAACTGCTCATTGGACATGGTTGTATTGAGATTTTCACTTTAGATTTAATGCCTGTTTTATGATTATACTATTCTATTGATATATAGTAAATCTTCCACAAATTTCTGGCACGTTGGCTGAAATCTTGGCTCtgccaaagtcaatggcaaaactccaattggcGTCAATGGAGCTAGAATTTCATCCTGGTCTttgaatgtaaaaatattttttgagaatttaaaaataaaatctgtgaataaaaataaaaatctgttaatTTGTTTGAAttatggacattttaaaaagaccCCTTGACATTTTTTGATGAATTTAAACTTTTCTTGGTCCCTTTAGCAAATAAATTCCCAAATTTTAAGATTTGTAAATTTACACTGTTCTAGTTATTGCAAAATCTAAAAAACAAATTATGTTTTAAATTTGTTAAGgtgattattttacatttatgaaTACTTCTCATGGCCATTTCCATGTACATCCTTATGTCCATTGTCAAAAATATTTGTCCAGTTAAGGTAAGGAAGAATTTATGggagaatatatttttatatgaCACTTAGAATTCGATTCAGCAGACTTTACAGCTTTCAAAAAAGAGAATGCAGACGTATAGTCTGTCTATATGGAGTATAGAATAATTGGGTTTGCCTCTAGTGGGTTTGATTTAACCCCCCAttgaagactcccattgacttctgtggagctagCCCATGGTGAATATCATAGTAAAGTTTTTGGTAAAGCATCTTTTTTATCACAAATACTTCTTCCTTCACTGAATTTCAGGTTCATAGTTTCAGAGGAGGGCAGCTGGAAGGAAGGACCTGCTTCTTGTATTCTAGTATGTCCAGAAAAAAGAATTATTATTtctaatttgtttccttttttattagAATCCAATGCAGTGAGAAATGTCATTTATCAAATGATTATGCTGTCCACGTGTTTAATCATTTCAGTGTATGCAAGGTAATTTTGATTTCATCTTCATTATAAtcatgctttatttatttatataaaataccaACTGGTGAATAAAACATGACATTTAGGGCCTGCTTTTCAAAGTTAGACATGCACTATTTCAAAGATGCATTTGCAAGCAAATATTTGATGTGTGCACACAAATTAGGTGTTTGGATGCAGATGTGACACCTAACTGGCTCTGTGCAAATGCAGGATATGTATGCACAAATCTGCTCTTAGCCTGCATAAATTAGGTGTACAGATATCTATTCCAAATTGTGCACAATAATTTAGCATGTCTGGCATATGAGTTATGCAATTAATTATATAGGAAATACTATTGGGAAATACtaccatttttcaaaattttttttagtttaatggTATTAAGTTGTAATGTATGTCTTTTCAAATAAATTTTACAAGTAAATATCCTCTAAGAACTAAATTATCTAGTTAGGCTACTTTCCCTTTTGATGTTAATCAAGTCTAATAAAATTGAGTGTAATTTTATgtatctaattttaaaatgtagaaaacagtgAACCCAAAAGACAAAGATGATCTTTGAGAGCTATTCACTGCACATATtacagatttttatttctttgactTGATGCATAACCAAACATCCCAGTTAGCAAGGTTTCTGTAAGCTGAACAAAAGAGAATTGGAACTTCGGGAAATCCATTCTTGCTTCCTTTTCCATTCTTTGGTGCTAATTTGCTGTCTGTAGTCTGTatggtttagttttattattataggTGGAACATAGAGCACTGCTTATAATTAAGATTGTCTAAGTTATTTCATTCTAATGGGTCATTTTCAGATAGTTATAGTTTTGTCAAGCCATTATCTTTCACGCTGAATTTTTGCATATTTATTCATAATTTAGGAGCACTTTATTGTTATTTGGAAGtttgagggaaaaaaagagtTTAGCTGTTTTCAAGGCCACATGGAGAGGCACCCCTGacctctcccccctcaccccccacctatATACACACTTCTGGGATTATGAACCTGTTTtgcgttgttgttttttaaaagtaatcgCTCTAAGGGCCTGACTTTGGTGGCATACCCTAGTGACATACCCTAGTGAGCTCAGTTGGGTCTGGAACTCTGAGTTTGAGTCACTGGGAAAAGGTTAGTTTCAATGTCAGTGATGGGAATAGAAGAAATCCATTGAAACTGGTATCACTTATAATGCCAACAGATTCCAGTCATTGGTGGCCAGGATCAAACTtggaacctctggagcttaatgcatgagcctctactgcatgagatAAAAGATACATCtctcttagctaaggctatagTAGACTCATCAATCTCCAGCTGGTCTAggcactagaggggacagagtgccacactgaGTAGCTATGTGTTACGCTGGAGAGGAAAATTTCAAAACATAGTCCTATATATTCCTtcgcatttgttttttcttaatacATACTAGCCCAGATTCAGTACATAAGAATATTGtcatatgaaataaaaaagaaCGCACTTGTGAATGCAGAAGTGATCAGCATCATAATGGAATTTTTGAGATACCTGGCTGCAGACAAGTGCCAAGTTTGAAATTATTGTCATGGCTCACCTGATTCTCAAAAAACCACGAATTTCCCTATCTTCTGTGACTTTCATCTATTTCCCCAGGATTCTGTATATTCAATACAACTTGCATTAGCATCGAGATGCTTTTTTGGGTTGTGCAAGACATATATTTGGACAGGGTATTTGAAAGTTTGAGAAGGGAACCCTTTCAGGGTAACAAAGACCAACAAACTAACGTTTGAGACCTTGTATCAGGTCTTCAGTCTAGATTCTGGGCCCCATTGTCCTCCCTTGCTTTCCTTGTCCCCTTCTCTGGCCTCGTGCTACCATACAAgtgactggtaggggaacctggggccTCTCACTACATTGAACTCCAGCCCAAGACCCTATAACCAGCTGCCAGAGTCTGCTTAGTCCAACTCCTTGCCGCTGGTCCCCTTGGTTTCTTCCTACCATGGTCTTTCTCAGGCCCATATTAACCCTTTCCTGGCCTGTGTGGGGTAAACATTCTATCACATTCCATGACACTAGTctcttcccagcccctgcctcccattACAAGTCTGGGAATGTTGAAGTCCTTAGCTGAAGGTAGCTGACTGAAGGCTGATCTTGGAATGTGTCCAGTTATTTTATTGTGTTGACCCAATATCTGTCCATCGTACAATCTAAAAACTAGGGTATTTGTTATGATTTCAGATGCTTTCTGGGAGGACGCTTTGCCACTTTGTTGGCCTTTCTGCTGCTGATAATTTTAGTTTGTAAGTAGAGACTTTCTTTATACTTGACATATAATCTTTTATTGGGTTAGattcaagggccaaattctgtcacaAATTAGATGTGTGTGTACAATTCTCCTTGGTTCAATGAAAGCTATATGTGTGcatttgagggcagaattttccCTTTAATCACCTGTAGAATCATACATTTAAAATTGACTGTTCTTTTGCTCCAAAGATGCTGCCAAGTCATCTTTTATCAGTCTTGTCACATCTTCCAAAACCACCAAATTACGGTAAGCGGTGCAAGAGTATTTCAATATACTTAAGAGCTTTAGATGAAGAGATTCTATCAATACTCCTTCTGGTCAAAAGATGACAATGAGTGATCAGT
Above is a window of Caretta caretta isolate rCarCar2 chromosome 2, rCarCar1.hap1, whole genome shotgun sequence DNA encoding:
- the TMEM71 gene encoding transmembrane protein 71 isoform X1 yields the protein MYRISQLMSTPAARFSVADKEPRQSLSPEHILPSYTYAFLDSDTSYECCSINPLTGSLFTCRRSPRLLTNGYYILTEDSFVSDEDGNVTLTPSQTSVTYKEKLVRIFRRRKKIRRSLASLFSLSASNSWLNSTVLSNMESPHVEEIWNDGDNKLDANPHYGNDDSEFSSECKIWMSQKQTPAADDSSFSKDVVFIQSRKQFSDSSPCSQFMVDGYFHEETLDHSKSNAVRNVIYQMIMLSTCLIISVYARCFLGGRFATLLAFLLLIILVYAAKSSFISLVTSSKTTKLRK
- the TMEM71 gene encoding transmembrane protein 71 isoform X2; translation: MYRISQLMSTPAARFSVADKEPRQSLSPEHILPSYTYAFLDSDTSYECCSINPLTGSLFTCRRSPRLLTNGYYILTEDSFVSDEDGNVTLTPSQTSVTYKEKLVRIFRRRKKIRRSLASLFSLSASNSWLNSTVLSNMESPHVEEIWNDGDNKLDANPHYGNDDSEFSSECKIWMSQKQTPAADDSSFSKDVVFIQSRKQFSDSSPCSQFMVDGYFHEETLDHSKSNAVRNVIYQMIMLSTCLIISVYARCFLGGRFATLLAFLLLIILV
- the TMEM71 gene encoding transmembrane protein 71 isoform X3, with protein sequence MYRISQLMSTPAARFSVADKEPRQSLSPEHILPSYTYAFLDSDTSYECCSINPLTGSLFTCRRSPRLLTNGYYILTEDSFVSDEDGNVTLTPSQTSVTYKEKLVRIFRRRKKIRRSLASLFSLSASNSWLNSTVLSNMESPHVEEIWNDGDNKLDANPHYGNDVVFIQSRKQFSDSSPCSQFMVDGYFHEETLDHSKSNAVRNVIYQMIMLSTCLIISVYARCFLGGRFATLLAFLLLIILVYAAKSSFISLVTSSKTTKLRK